A stretch of DNA from Pongo abelii isolate AG06213 chromosome 10, NHGRI_mPonAbe1-v2.0_pri, whole genome shotgun sequence:
TGGCGATCTCCACGTCCAGGGCCAGCTTGACATTCATCAGCTCCTGGTACTCCTTCAGCAGCCGGGCCAGGTCCTGCTTGGCCTTCTGCAGGGCATCCTCCAGCCCTTCCAGCTTGTTCTTGGCGTCCTTGAGTGCCATCTCCCCACGCTGCTCAGCATCAGCAATGGCGGCCTGCAGGTTGGCACActaggaggagaaaggaagagaaagaacttGTCATCCAGTCTTCCAGAGAAGACTAAACCTGGCTGGTTCTTTTCCAGTGAAGAAGGTACCAGCAACCCAGAATTGATGGTAAATGAGCTCTGACTCTTCCTGTCTAGCCCTTTTACTATCTTCAAACTTTTTACGTCTGGAGTCACATGATAAAATCCTGTGCCCTTTGTGTTAACTCCACTGCCTAAAGGTGTGGGTGATGACCAACGGAAGATGCCACAGTGGACAGAAGACCAAGGACATTAAGTGTTGTCtccaaagcaaaaccaaaaccatTTTTGATGATCTTACATGGATGCCACAATAATTTGCAAACGTTGTCAACTGAGGTGATGAGTTTTCCCACGAGGCTGTTGTGACCTTGCCTTCCTCCTGCCTCACATCCTCTCACCTGCCTGGGCCACGTTTTCCTTCCTCATAGCCCTGGTTTCGCTTTCTTTTTCAATGTGAACTTTCAGCAGATTTGCAGCAATGTTACTCATGCTTTCTGACCTGACATCTCGCCCAACTTGGTCCTTTGCAATTCCAAAGTCAATCAATCTTCTTACATAAGCCCTTCCAATGCCTCTAGACTATACTTTTACAGCTTTGACCAGGTGAGAGTGCTTCTGCCCAGGTGATTGTTTCATGCCCTTGGGAGTGATCCATGTCTCTGAGCCAGCGTGTTCTCACTGACCCTAGGAACTGCATGTCTTTCCTTCTCTGCTTATCAATCAATTCCCAAAGAATTTTACTAAATGATGGGTGACTACTGCCTCATgacctaataaaaaaaaatgatgcttttCTCCTCCATTGCCCCTCACCATACCTGCTTCTTGACGTGGTCGATCTCAGATCTCAGCCTCTGGATCATGCGGTTGATCTCAGCAATCTCCTGCTTGGTGTTGCGCAGGTCGTCCCCATGTCTGCCTGCTGTGACCTGCAGCTCCTCGTACTGCAGCccagaggtggagagagagacagtgtcTATGGGTTCTTATCTGGGAGCGATGACTTTCACTTGTGTATCATGCATGTCATGAAGTGGACCAAAGTTGATATTATGTGGTGGGTGGATACTAAACACTGGAGTCACAGACCATCCTTATTATGGCACCACTGCCTGACTAGTTTCCTTAGGGAGTAGAAATGTTCTGTACCAATTTCTAAAAGTCAGCATCTAAGGTGAAGCTAAAAGCAGAGATGACTATGTCCTTGTCTATGGTAGCTTTCCTCCTTCATTGGGTTCTTTTTCCTCCTTGACTTGGGCATAAGTTCCGCAAATGTCTACTCTAATAGTGCAGAGTGCATGTCCCGGGAGAGGACCCCAGCTTCCTGTCAGGGGATGTCCTCAGTGAAGTCTGCAGTCCTCTGGTATTCAGGGATGGACACAAGGATTCCTCAGCGGCTGTCCACTCCCTGCTCACCTTTGTCTGGTACCAGGACTCAGCCTCAGCCCGGCTCCTCTGAGCAATCTCCTCATATTGGGCCTTGACCTCGGCGATGATGCTGTCCAGGTCCAGGTTGCGGTTGTTGTCCATGGATAGCACCACGGACGTGTCTGAGATGTGGGTCTGCATCTGGGACAGCTCCTGCAGAACAAAAGGTCATAAGATCAACTTCACTTCCGACATTTACAGAGATACCCAACCCTATACATCTTCTCCCGTTTGCAGAccccatcagagtaaacagaagGACAGTGGAGATGCTTACTGCATCATACAAGGCTCTCAGGAAGTTGATCTCATCTGTGAGAGTGTCTGCCTTGGCTTGCAGTTCAACCTTGTTCATGTAGGCAGCATCCACATCCTGGGGAAAGAGCCAACAACCTGGAGTTACCTGAGCGCACCTTTCCAATCTACCCATCTTCTAGTCTCCTGCCAATTCTCCTCTCCCAGGCGAGTGAGAACACAGAGCCACTTCTCTCCTTCTAAATGAATTTGAACCCCTGGCTTCATCTGCTCACCTTCTTCAGAGTCACAAATTCATTCTCTGCTGCTGTGCGCTTGTTGATTTCATCCTCATATCTACAGGAAGAAAGGCATGGGATACATTTGAGCCAGTGGGTAGGATGAAACAGAAAAGCAGCCTGGGATTCAACATTTTCCCAAATGGAATATTCTAATTGGGCTTTCCTGCCACAGAGAGCCTGAGACTATTTTTCCTTCTACTAAATTTGCCACTTCTTTAATCTCCCCATCCTCCCATAACCATCTGTGGTTCTTGCAGGTTTGCTCCTAGGGACTAATTTGTGCTTTTCATTTCCATGGACATGGGTTGTTAGGAATCCTACACACATCTGGCCCTGGTCACCCAATAGTCTTGAAGTGTGTGCTGCAGGAAATGGAGTCCTCACTTGTTCTTGAGGTCCTCCACCAGGTCCTGCATATTTCTCAGCTCTGAGTCCAGACGGCCCCGTTCCCCCACGATGCTGTCCAGCTGCCTCCTGAGGTTGTTGAGGTACTGCTCGAACAACGGCTCCAGGTTCTGCCTCACGGTCTTGGTGCCCTGCTCTTGCAGCAGGGTCCACTTGGTGTCCAGAACCTTGTTCTGCTGCTCCAGGAACCGCACCTGGAGGGGAAGCAAGATGGTCATTTTCCAggcaaaggaaggaagaaaaagtgtCTGGTATCCGGTTTCCTGGCAGGTCTGGGAGGTCCCCATGGTGTTGGGCTACTACAGTGCATGTAGAGAGGCTCAGGCTGAGCTCTgctcccccaaccccttctcctttgCACCCCAGCAGTCTCACTAGAAAAATTGTCCCACGGACCATGGAGGTGTTCTCATGCTGTAAGCTATTGATCATCAGTGAGTTtcaacatttcttcttttctttttccaggcACAATcacaaatttagttttaaaatactaattaCCTGATATATTGTACACAGTTTTTTTACCAATAGGTTCTCAGTTAGGAGGGATATTAGATGTTGACTCATGATTACATTTTAGTCTACTTTCCCATTTAGTGTCTCCTCTCAAATATTCTGGTGCTATGgtcattctgtttttaaaattaactagaATTTATCCATGTTTTACAGTTGTTTCTATGCCCcttttttcttaatccagccagattatcttttccttttctctctaatTCCTTTTCCTCTTACCCACACCCCAGAGTGTAATTTACCAGCCCATATACTCCTGACATTTGCTTTGTAATCTCTTAAACACTTCAGAGGGAAGAGTTAACCTACTCCACTCTCTGATGGCCTCATCTGTGCTTCAGGGTTATGAAAAGTTACGGCTCTCCTTAGGCAGGAGTGAAGGCCACTCCAGAGATCCCATGGGGGAGTGATGCCCATCCCTGCTGCCTCCTGTGCACCGGGAGCCACTTGTACTCTCTGCAGAGCTGGGCTgagtccccttctccctccctcctaggTCTCCCTGGCAGGAAGGTGTTGCTCTTCTGGTCTGGGGACCCTGAAGTGCCCGATGGAGGGCATGGCACTGGCTCACCTTGTCGATGAAGGAGGCAAACTTGTTGTTGAGGGTCTTGATCTGTTCACGCTCCTCGGCCCGCACCCGCTGGATGGCGGGGTCAATTTGCAGGTTGAGGGGAGTCAGGAGACTCTGGTTGACGGTGACCTCTTGGATGCCTCCAGGGGGGCACACAGGGAAGCCAGGGCCCCCAAAGCCACCAGCAAGGCCGGCTCCACCACCCAGACCAAAGCCAATGCCGGCTCCGCCACCGAAACCAAATCCACTCCTGGCGCCACCAAAACCATAGCTGCCTCCGGCTCTGCTGCCATAGCCGCCACTGATGGCACAGCTGCCCCCTCCAATGGAGATCCTCTGGGAGCCCCCCAGGCCATACAGGCTGCGGCTGCCAAAGCCAGCTCCTCCACACGGGCCACCCAGGCCACCACTGCCCCTGGAGCGCGACACAGAGACGCTGCTGAAGCCAGAGCGGCTGACCCCAGGGAGCCTGGCTGAGCCGGCACTGAAACCCCGGCGGCTGCTGCTGTGGCTCCTGATGGTGGTGGATGTGCTGGCCATGGTTCCAGGAGATGAGAGGGCTTAGGAGAGTGTGAGAGGCTGGAGGCGAGAGGTAAGAGAAGCAGGACAAGTAATCGGACTCCAGCAGCAGCTTATATATGGAGagcatgggctgggcccagtcCTGGAAGGTGAGCTTGCAGGTTGGGAAGGGCTGGGCTTTACGAATAGTGAGATCACACCTGCATTATTACAAAAGTTATGAAATACCGAGATTGCATTTTTCGCTTCCTTTAGTCAGGCAAAATGTTCCTGCCTCCAGCTTTGACTCGAGATCTCAGCACAATAAGAGCATTCTCAATTCATGAAGTTGGAGTTAGTCACTGTCTTCAGCAAAGGTTCTGCATGCTAGGCTGTTTATCAACATGCCCCGAGTGCCCTCCTCTTCCCAGTCTAACTTTCTTCCAGCAGAGCTGTTGGAGATCACAAGCACTATATTGTAAGTTCCTTAACAGAAATATTACAATTTCCCCATAATGGTTTCACCTTTTAGGTGCAAATTTAAACAGGTAGAGAAGCAGAACACTGCAATGGGACTGTATATACCTGTCACCTGCTTCCATGATGATCACCTCATGGCCAGCCTGATTTCTTTCATACTTTAACCCAATTTCCTCTTCCATTCTAGATTTTTTGAAAGCAAATTCCAGAAGTCATATTATGTCTtcaataaataattcaatattaATATCTAAATAATAGGtcgtttaaaaaaatcaaaacactatttttatatcttaaaaatttACATACTAATTAAAATGAACAAGTGTCTATTTAGTCTTCAAGCAGTCCTATTTTTGATatctatttcttatattttggtGTCCCAATCAGAGTCAAAATAAGCTCTATAAACATTGTATTTGAGTGATATATCCTTTAAATCATTGAAATTTAAAAGTctcccttaatttctttcttttatttgttaaataaaacagGTTAACTGTTCATTGTACTTTTTCATTCTTGGGATTTTTCTAATTGCATACCCCTATTGTTTCCTTTAATATGCGACTCTAACCttcatatttcatattaaaattagaAGCTTATTAAGATTCTGTCTATATTTAAACATTCTAGATGTAAATGTAGTAGATTGCCCATTTAAATTTTGGATAGTACTACTTGCACAATTATTTACATGTTTACAAATTGAATACATGATAcaagtttcaaaaatttttttgtaaaacatgctaaacaacaaaataatatagCTCAAGGCCATTCCCCAGTTACCCAGTTCCTATCTATGGAGGAAGTAATGTTAGCAGTTCCTTGTGTATCCTTGTATCTTTACTTGaatatttttctgtgcttttcctGGGCCATGGGTGACATGTCTGTGCACATGTGTTTGTGTCAATGTGTGTTTGTATGAGTGAGGAAGAGGTGGAGGGAGTTGGCGTATGTAGAGAGGGAGCCTGCATTGTAGAAAGGtatataaatgaatacatgaatgttttgtgtgtatgtgtttgagtgtgttttatgtatataaaatattttatgtattcatatatacaaaacataaaaatattgtctttttcAATTGTGATTGTGTTGTGTCTGCTTTGTCTCCCACACCTATGTTTTCTGATTCTCTTTTTAATGGTCTCTACTCTCTTTTTCATAGCTGTTTGCTTTTCCCAGTTATTAGAGAACAtttctcccaaatgtccattactGTCTGTTTACCAATGTCTTTCCTCCTTATGCTGCTTTCAATTtggacttcatttcttttttttcttttttttttacacagagtcttcctctgtcacccaggctggagtgcaatggcacgatctcggctcactgcaacctccgcctcccaggttcaagtgattctcatgcctcagcctcccgagtagctgggactacaggtacccgccaccatgcccagctaatttttgtatttttagtacagacagggttttagcatgttggccgggctgatcttgaactcctgacctcgtgatccacccgcattggcctcccagagtgctgggattacaggcgtgagccaccgcacctggtcaatTTGGCCTTCATTTCTAAGCATGACTTTGTTGTTTTCTCTACCCCTTTTCTGCGCTCCACAAACgaatattttgtcttttactgTCTCACTATATTTTGTCCTCTTTTTCCCACTTTATAgtgtttatttttcagtattttatcgTGCCTTTTTCTGTTGAGTGTTAtttatgagtctttttttttttgcctatttttttcaattttgaatgCACAGATCTTTTGTGAGTCCTGGCATGGTTCCTTTCTGACTAGTGCTTATTTTTAATGAGATGAGCCCCCTCTGGACCTGCCATTTGTAGAAAGTATTATGGGCGGAGGAGCCAGAGCCATATCCAGGCTAACAGGAGTTCTGATTGTGACACAGGGCTGTGTGAAtagttcttttattctttcattcagccAAACCAATAAAGATCACTGCAGAGTGGCTCACAATTCACAGCCTCTCTGTTTTCTTTGCCTCACAACAAAATGCTGCTAGTTGACATTGTCTCTTTTCTTATTCAACTTTGCCTTCATAGTTTCTTGAAACTTCATGACAAGCAGGGTCCTGGCTCGTGCTCACACACCCAGTTGTGATAGCTGCAAATAAGGGATTCTTGGATTTTCACATGAGGACATGCCCTTTACGTTGATTTAGTTGAGGGAAATGAGTCaactgtgcctggcatgtagtaaaaCCTCACCGTTAggctgtgtttggttttcctttgcGGTTACTGTGTTGTTTGATTTTGATCTGTTTATTTGTGAGTGTTCTCCACTGGCTTTTTCTGAGATCGGCAGCTGTGGCATCTGTTCTCTGAGTTTTCCTAACAACCTTGTTTGTATTTCTCTATTTATGTGAGGacattctattattattatcatcatcatcatcatcatcattatcatttggTTTAGGGATTTTAAGATCTTTTACTTCTGGTGTTTGAGGGTAGAGTCTGCCTTTAtgttttttgttctctttgttgTTTTTAGGTAATTTCTGAGAAGAGGAAAgtgcttccctttcttcctctagATTAAGTTCAGAAGCcactcatttatatttaaaatatcatattatgTAAAATGTTAATCTAACAACCTAagttagaaatattattttcttcctgtcttgCACTTTGTTAATATAGATGTCTCATTGTTCTGTAGGGCCTCTATCTTCCCTCGAGCTATTTTTGAGTGACTTGAACGCTTTCCATAAAACATCATTTTTACTATCGCTAGAAATTTAATCTCAAactatatttgtgtttttctcagtGTAATAAGCCACTTCATTGCTAAAACAAACTTTGTATTATTGAAAATTTTCAACAGGTAAAGAGAACAGTATATAAACCTCCATGAATGAATTACGCAGATTAAACAGTTATcaacatttttctcattattgttCCATTTAACTCCCCTAGTCTTTTTATATCTAACTCCCCTACTTCTTTTCTTAAAGTATCTTAAAGGAAATCTAGACATCAAGTCATTTCACTTgtcaatatttgtatatatatctcAGTAATCGTGAATTTATAATCTAGTTGTGTAACAGTATTAAATCTATCCAATACCTCCTTCATAttctcatttctctgattatcTCAAAAATTTCTCTTTGTAGCTGGCTTACTCCAAGCAACATCCTAACTAGGTTCATATAGTGCATTCGGCTGCCATGTCTTTTAAGGTTATTTATTCTGTAATGAaccctgcctttttcttttatttgccattgatttgtggaatttttgtttgtttgtttctatagaATGTTCATATTCTGGATTTGACTCATTGCTTCCTGTTGGTGTCACATAACACCTTCTCTCCCCTAGTTTTTCCTATGTGTTGGTAGTTGTAGTGAAGACTTGATTAGATTTGTTCCCATTGTGGCAGGCAAGATTATGCAATAGCTGGTGCTATGTACATCCTCTTGCACCGTATCATAAGATATATAATACTAATTGCCTACTTTTTGTGATGTTAAGACTGATTAGGGGATTTCAGTGGTTTCAACCCAATCCCTCCGTTATAAACCACTGCACACAATACAATTTTCATCTGATATATTAATATTCGTTGATTCCATCAATTTCCAGATTCACTACTTCATTAGAGGTTGAAAAATGGCATCTTTCTGATTTTATCATGCCTTCTGTGTTTATTAGTTGGGATTCCTCTACAAAGAAGGACTCTTCATCATTTACCTTTTAGGTAACCTAACATTTAATTCATAGAAGAAACTTAGAATAAGTGTTtgactctttccctttatttatcaGTTTTCAGATAATAGACTGGTTCTCTAGCAATCTTCAAAGGTAACCAAGaaggtatttttgttttgatataattataaattcacagtttaacaaaaaatatatttgatatgtttCAGTCCACTGTAGTCATTAATTCTTTTGGCACTTAAATGGTCCTATTTGAGGAAATGGAAGTTCTTTAGATTGGCTTCTGTGTCCTTTGACAGGACCTCATTTGGTTTTGATAGGTTCCTTGTTTTCTAGGACCAGATGTCTCAGGCCTACTTTGTACTCATCA
This window harbors:
- the LOC100448233 gene encoding keratin, type II cytoskeletal 6B isoform X1, whose product is MASTSTTIRSHSSSRRGFSAGSARLPGVSRSGFSSVSVSRSRGSGGLGGPCGGAGFGSRSLYGLGGSQRISIGGGSCAISGGYGSRAGGSYGFGGARSGFGFGGGAGIGFGLGGGAGLAGGFGGPGFPVCPPGGIQEVTVNQSLLTPLNLQIDPAIQRVRAEEREQIKTLNNKFASFIDKVRFLEQQNKVLDTKWTLLQEQGTKTVRQNLEPLFEQYLNNLRRQLDSIVGERGRLDSELRNMQDLVEDLKNKYEDEINKRTAAENEFVTLKKDVDAAYMNKVELQAKADTLTDEINFLRALYDAELSQMQTHISDTSVVLSMDNNRNLDLDSIIAEVKAQYEEIAQRSRAEAESWYQTKYEELQVTAGRHGDDLRNTKQEIAEINRMIQRLRSEIDHVKKQCANLQAAIADAEQRGEMALKDAKNKLEGLEDALQKAKQDLARLLKEYQELMNVKLALDVEIATYRKLLEGEECRLNGEGVGPVNISVVQSTVSSGYGGASGVGSGLGLGGGSSYSYGSGLGVRGGFSSSSGRATGGSLSSVGGGSSTIKYTTTSSSSRKSYKH
- the LOC100448233 gene encoding keratin, type II cytoskeletal 6B isoform X2, with the translated sequence MASTSTTIRSHSSSRRAGFGSRSLYGLGGSQRISIGGGSCAISGGYGSRAGGSYGFGGARSGFGFGGGAGIGFGLGGGAGLAGGFGGPGFPVCPPGGIQEVTVNQSLLTPLNLQIDPAIQRVRAEEREQIKTLNNKFASFIDKVRFLEQQNKVLDTKWTLLQEQGTKTVRQNLEPLFEQYLNNLRRQLDSIVGERGRLDSELRNMQDLVEDLKNKYEDEINKRTAAENEFVTLKKDVDAAYMNKVELQAKADTLTDEINFLRALYDAELSQMQTHISDTSVVLSMDNNRNLDLDSIIAEVKAQYEEIAQRSRAEAESWYQTKYEELQVTAGRHGDDLRNTKQEIAEINRMIQRLRSEIDHVKKQCANLQAAIADAEQRGEMALKDAKNKLEGLEDALQKAKQDLARLLKEYQELMNVKLALDVEIATYRKLLEGEECRLNGEGVGPVNISVVQSTVSSGYGGASGVGSGLGLGGGSSYSYGSGLGVRGGFSSSSGRATGGSLSSVGGGSSTIKYTTTSSSSRKSYKH